Proteins from a single region of Bactrocera neohumeralis isolate Rockhampton unplaced genomic scaffold, APGP_CSIRO_Bneo_wtdbg2-racon-allhic-juicebox.fasta_v2 cluster10, whole genome shotgun sequence:
- the LOC126765541 gene encoding uncharacterized protein LOC126765541, producing MDNSATKPKHDRATHEQLEAYVLFCQAHPEISTGKNCPKTPQRMKELWQQLAEQLNSCRGPIRSAAKWKETLGVWKSQLRTRARRLKMTQRLTGRGPSSKPMTDFEEMALSTFGSAAVDGMQNVQSLGLTPIEQTDECAISSPTGSPHQLCSQVDASPNPEHHTASPTSPSTYPSLENQDASTSELSRSARNKLISTLIADIPKRNAAEVERRREHREMMQAIQGLTSSITELTKSFTSNKK from the exons ATGGACAATTCTGCAAC taaacCCAAGCACGATAGAGCTACGCACGAGCAGCTGGAGGCATATGTGTTGTTTTGCCAAGCACACCCAGAAATTAGTACGGGGAAAAATTGCCCAAAGACGCCTCAACGGATGAAGGAGTTGTGGCAACAGCTGGCAGAGCAACTTAATTCGTGCAGAGGACCAATACGAAGTGCTGCAAAATGGAAAGAG ACGTTAGGCGTTTGGAAAAGCCAACTGCGCACTCGAGCAAGGCGGTTGAAAATGACTCAAAGGCTCACAGGTAGAGGTCCAAGTTCCAAGCCGATGACGGACTTCGAAGAAATGGCTTTGTCGACATTTGGCTCGGCCGCTGTAGATGGGATGCAAAATGTGCAAAGCCTAGGTTTAACGCCAATTGAGCAAACAGATGAATGCGCAATTTCATCACCCACGGGTAGTCCTCACCAATTATGCAGTCAGGTagatgcaagcccaaatcccGAACACCATACAGCAAGCCCAACGTCACCATCTACGTATCCTAGCTTGGAAAACCAG gaTGCTTCAACTTCGGAGCTATCACGAAGTGCACGAAACAAGCTTATCAGCACTTTGATAGCTGATATTCCAAAAAGGAATGCTGCTGAGGTAGAGAGGAGACGGGAGCATCGGGAAATGATGCAGGCCATTCAAGGCCTAACTAGTTCTATAACAGAACTTACAAAATCGTTTactagtaataaaaaataa
- the LOC126765540 gene encoding putative nuclease HARBI1, whose translation MNGSGENLQKISSKSGKRANNESPKLHKKKQILIQPNKFDILSDDDDAVLNDGENVSVNEREVLNAPKPPPLIIPGVHNICEMIKSIANFLEKKSTIGAIDCTHIAIIAPPSNNVERPLNLYLNRKGFYGINVEAVCDHRLCFTFVNAKFPGATHDSGIWATSDLPEHLIRQHTNTSEKQRRESWLLGDQGYPLEPWLLTPVGTPNTHKEQKYNKFHGSARNCIERAFGVLKSRFRCLLKHRVLHYSHETSALFVSTCVILHNIMTKAGITFNEIDDGVAEDFDSPINDYNSSQYMREGERTRSRYISTL comes from the exons ATGAATGGATCGGGAGAAAACTTGCagaaaatttcaagcaaaagtgGAAAACGTGCAAACAATGAGTCTCCTaaactacataaaaaaaaacaaattcttatACAACCAAATAAATTTGACATTCTAAGTGATGATGACGATGCTGTGTTAAACGATGGTGAGAATGTATCAGTAAACGAAAGAGAAGTGTTGAATGCTCCAAAGCCACCGCCGTTAATCATACCTGGGGTTCATAACATATGCGAAATGATAAAATCTATTGCAA attttttagaaaaaaaaagcaCCATAGGAGCAATTGACTGCACGCATATTGCTATCATTGCTCCACCATCAAATAATGTCGAACGTcctcttaatttatatttaaatagaaaaggaTTCTACGGTATCAATGTTGAAGca GTTTGCGATCACCGATTATGTTTTACATTTGTCAATGCTAAATTTCCGGGTGCAACACATGACTCTGGAATTTGGGCAACTTCTGACCTACCAGAACATCTCATTCGTCAGCATACTAATACGTCTGAGAAACAACGGAGGGAATCTTGGCTTCTTGGCGATCAAGGTTATCCTCTAGAACCGTGGCTTTTAACACCAGTGGGAACACCTAATACCCATAAAgagcaaaaatacaacaaattccATGGTTCTGCAAGAAACTGCATAGAGAGAGCATTTGGTGTTTTAAAATCTCGCTTCAGATGTTTATTGAAGCACCGAGTTCTACATTATTCACACGAAACTTCCGCTTTGTTTGTTAGTACTTGCGTTATATTGCATAATATAATGACGAAAGCAGGCATTACGTTCAACGAAATAGATGACGGGGTTGCAGAAGACTTTGATTCTCCAATTAATGATTATAACTCTTCACAGTACATGCGCGAAGGTGAAAGAACAAGATCAAGATATATATCAACTctttag